A window from Symphalangus syndactylus isolate Jambi chromosome 22, NHGRI_mSymSyn1-v2.1_pri, whole genome shotgun sequence encodes these proteins:
- the LOC129471883 gene encoding peroxiredoxin-like 2A, translating into MSFLQDPSFFTMGKWSIGAGALGAAALALLLANTDLFLSRPQKAALEYLEDIDLKTLEKEPRTLKAKELWEKNGAVIMAVRRPGCFLCREEAADLSSLKSMLDQLGVPLYAVVKEHIKTEVKDFQPYFKGEIFLDEKKKFYDPQRRKMMFMGFIRLGVWYNFFRAWNGGFSGNLEGEGFILGGVFVVGSGKQGILLEHREK; encoded by the coding sequence ATGTCTTTCCTCCAGGACCCAAGTTTCTTCACCATGGGGAAGTGGTCCATTGGTGCAGGAGCCCTGGGGGCTGCTGCCTTGGCATTGCTGCTTGCCAACACAGACCTGTTTCTGTCCAGGCCCCAGAAAGCGGCCCTGGAGTACCTGGAGGATATAGACCTGAAAACACTGGAGAAGGAACCAAGGACTTTGAAAGCAAAGGAGCTATGGGAAAAAAATGGAGCTGTGATTATGGCCGTGCGGAGGCCAGGCTGTTTCCTCTGTCGAGAGGAAGCTGCAGATCTGTCCTCCCTGAAAAGCATGTTGGACCAGCTGGGCGTCCCCCTCTATGCAGTGGTAAAGGAGCACATCAAGACCGAAGTGAAGGATTTCCAGCCTTATTTCAAAGGAGAAATCTTCCTGgatgaaaagaaaaagttctaTGATCCACAAAGGCGGAAGATGATGTTTATGGGATTTATCCGTCTGGGAGTGTGGTACAACTTCTTCCGAGCCTGGAATGGAGGCTTCTCTGGAAACCTGGAAGGAGAAGGCTTCATCCTTGGGGGAGTTTTCGTGGTGGGATCAGGAAAGCAGGGCATTCTTCTCGAGCACCgagaaaaataa